The following are encoded in a window of Brettanomyces bruxellensis chromosome 9, complete sequence genomic DNA:
- a CDS encoding uncharacterized protein (BUSCO:EOG09262BVA): protein MAEDKSKAVSLKIPVSVLSDKEENTILTSFMNGVEVPKSTQFHLYQHKKRKLNDVVLHGENENLIYDGSLKSGQHSKNGYPKYCIGIYDPESRSLKLVKTKLIPTKIKSKKLLNVKDNYEDMTDVSKLEQRSRLGEEFGTRRAKAALSSYKKNRVDASKLQENELDIASDIQKSTSNIPDKVKLTKTVEAENRLIPKYNEKAASVDEVYPVEGVISEREQGMIQVDVFLQQIKENTAAKTLLELMPYYTETSVYLLDKLEKQDADSSDSKLRLKIMYYISTLMGVYFNRRSRFMDKLLENFQNQPSTFIVDSCLKRFTDYNGIRKHFYMDPMNEDKILTYILTLMLRLDNYTLPITPLAQELSINPSRLVSLLRSLGCHTKNATIAQKEAWNVPKNAVYKVAVLTVPLKLPPMIRRGRKAQNNNH, encoded by the coding sequence TTGACTTCTTTTATGAATGGTGTTGAAGTCCCAAAGTCAACACAGTTTCATCTATATCagcataaaaaaagaaaattaaacgACGTTGTTTTGCATGGCGAAAATGAGAACTTGATATACGATGGATCATTGAAAAGTGGACaacattcaaaaaatggatACCCAAAGTACTGTATCGGAATTTATGATCCAGAGAGTAGATCACTTAAGTTAGTAAAGACAAAGCTTATTCCTACAAAGATCAAATCCAAAAAGCTACTAAACGTTAAGGATAATTACGAGGATATGACTGATGTGTCTAAATTAGAGCAAAGGAGCAGATTGGGAGAAGAGTTTGGTACCAGGAGAGCTAAAGCCGCACTTTCTTCTTACAAGAAGAATCGGGTTGATGCGAGTAAATTGCAAGAGAATGAACTTGATATCGCCTCTGATATTCAGAAGAGCACATCGAATATTCCAGATAAGGTCAAACTTACAAAGACTGTTGAAGCTGAGAACAGATTGATACCTAAATATAATGAGAAGGCTGCATCTGTGGATGAAGTCTATCCAGTTGAGGGTGTTATTTCAGAGAGAGAGCAGGGTATGATTCAGGTTGACGTATTTTTACAGCagattaaagaaaatacagcTGCCAAAACTTTACTCGAACTCATGCCATATTACACGGAAACAAGTGTTTACCTACTAGATAAGCTCGAGAAACAAGATGCGGATTCCTCAGACTCTAAACTTAGATTAAAAATCATGTACTACATTTCAACGTTGATGGGGGTGTATTTCAACAGAAGGTCACGTTTTATGGACaagcttcttgaaaatttccaaaatcaACCATCCACATTCATTGTGGACAGCTGTCTCAAACGCTTTACTGATTATAATGGTATCAGGAAGCATTTTTATATGGATCCAATGAATGAGGACAAAATTCTTACGTATATTCTCACTTTGATGTTGAGGCTAGATAATTATACGCTTCCTATTACGCCGCTAGCCCAAGAACTTTCCATTAATCCTTCAAGGCTAGTCTCTTTACTTAGATCGTTAGGTTGCCACACCAAAAATGCCACAATTGCTCAGAAGGAGGCTTGGAATGTGCCGAAAAATGCTGTCTATAAGGTTGCTGTTCTCACCGTTCCACTCAAATTACCACCTATGATTAGACGTGGACGTAAAGCTCAAAACAATAATCATTAG